One genomic segment of Primulina tabacum isolate GXHZ01 chromosome 9, ASM2559414v2, whole genome shotgun sequence includes these proteins:
- the LOC142556454 gene encoding monothiol glutaredoxin-S5-like: protein MEAVRKMAAEKPVVIFSKSSCCMSHTIWTLFSDFGVNLTVHELDKIPMGSEIEQALSTLGCNPTAPAVFIGGELVGGADEVMSLHLKRTLKPMLKKAGALWV from the coding sequence ATGGAGGCAGTACGCAAGATGGCAGCTGAAAAACCGGTGGTGATCTTCAGCAAGAGCTCGTGTTGTATGAGCCACACGATCTGGACGCTCTTTAGTGATTTCGGAGTCAACCTCACTGTTCACGAGCTCGACAAGATCCCGATGGGCTCGGAGATCGAGCAAGCGCTCTCAACGCTCGGTTGCAACCCCACCGCGCCCGCAGTGTTCATCGGCGGCGAACTGGTGGGAGGAGCGGATGAGGTCATGAGTCTTCACCTCAAGAGGACCCTAAAGCCCATGCTCAAAAAGGCTGGCGCTTTGTGGGTCTAA